One window of the Salvia splendens isolate huo1 chromosome 1, SspV2, whole genome shotgun sequence genome contains the following:
- the LOC121745300 gene encoding uncharacterized protein LOC121745300 isoform X1, whose amino-acid sequence MTDYRCGKVVMESVLADHGTSNIPRPKQPKGDRSRRMWSDREEEVLLVALKELVAHGWKSDNGFRGGYLKRLEDAMRREFPTTDIKGTSNISSKLSAWKKNYSTLQTILSLSGVGFNLNGDHKIDCDDEQWAHIVKVDANAKLMRNKSWPYLDTWKEIFGKDRANGAAAEDILDAINDMCSQENLMGIGSSNNYSSAEFFPTSQVPDASSPHGESDSVFSTPRATPTNKVQSKKRKVMSELNGMVEMLAKMHTATNERLELLASRIGYEFDLTKARKEVFDLVGVIPGLTIRQQFMACGFILHKVERLDFFMSLPAAAKQEYVMMALEDNPPN is encoded by the exons ATGACTGATTACCGTTGTGGCAAAGTAGTCATGGAATCTGTTCTCGCTGATCATG GAACTAGCAATATCCCTCGTCCCAAACAACCCAAAGGCGACAGGAGTAGGCGCATGTGGAGCGACCGAGAGGAAGAGGTCCTACTTGTGGCCTTAAAGGAGCTTGTTGCACATGGGTGGAAGTCCGACAACGGATTTCGGGGTGGGTACCTTAAGAGGCTGGAAGACGCAATGCGCAGGGAGTTCCCTACAACAGATATTAAGGGCACCTCCAACATTTCATCTAAGCTCTCTGCAtggaaaaaaaactactccactCTGCAGACTATACTTTCACTGAGTGGTGTCGGCTTCAATCTCAATGGAGACCATAAAATTGACTGTGATGATGAGCAATGGGCTCACATTGTGAAG GTTGATGCTAATGCAAAGCTTATGCGAAACAAATCGTGGCCATATTTGGATACATGGAAGGAAATTTTTGGCAAGGACAGAGCCAATGGGGCAGCTGCCGAGGACATACTCGATGCAATAAATGACATGTGTTCACAAGAGAACCTCATGGGGATTGGTTCGAGCAACAACTATAGCTCTGCCGAATTCTTCCCGACCAGCCAAGTCCCTGATGCTTCATCACCCCATGGGGAATCTGACAGTGTTTTCAGTACTCCGCGTGCGACTCCCACTAACAAGGTTCAAAGCAAAAAACGAAAGGTAATGTCTGAGCTGAATGGCATGGTGGAGATGCTTGCAAAAATGCACACTGCTACTAATGAGCGTCTTGAGCTCTTAGCATCTCGTATTGGATACGAATTCGATCTCACTAAGGCACGAAAGGAAGTGTTTGATCTTGTTGGTGTTATACCAGGGTTGACAATTAGGCAACAATTCATGGCATGTGGGTTCATACTACACAAAGTGGAGCGTCTGGACTTCTTTATGTCTCTGCCTGCTGCTGCAAAACAGGAGTATGTGATGATGGCTTTGGAGGATAACCCACCGAACTGA
- the LOC121745300 gene encoding uncharacterized protein LOC121745300 isoform X2, producing MESVLADHGTSNIPRPKQPKGDRSRRMWSDREEEVLLVALKELVAHGWKSDNGFRGGYLKRLEDAMRREFPTTDIKGTSNISSKLSAWKKNYSTLQTILSLSGVGFNLNGDHKIDCDDEQWAHIVKVDANAKLMRNKSWPYLDTWKEIFGKDRANGAAAEDILDAINDMCSQENLMGIGSSNNYSSAEFFPTSQVPDASSPHGESDSVFSTPRATPTNKVQSKKRKVMSELNGMVEMLAKMHTATNERLELLASRIGYEFDLTKARKEVFDLVGVIPGLTIRQQFMACGFILHKVERLDFFMSLPAAAKQEYVMMALEDNPPN from the exons ATGGAATCTGTTCTCGCTGATCATG GAACTAGCAATATCCCTCGTCCCAAACAACCCAAAGGCGACAGGAGTAGGCGCATGTGGAGCGACCGAGAGGAAGAGGTCCTACTTGTGGCCTTAAAGGAGCTTGTTGCACATGGGTGGAAGTCCGACAACGGATTTCGGGGTGGGTACCTTAAGAGGCTGGAAGACGCAATGCGCAGGGAGTTCCCTACAACAGATATTAAGGGCACCTCCAACATTTCATCTAAGCTCTCTGCAtggaaaaaaaactactccactCTGCAGACTATACTTTCACTGAGTGGTGTCGGCTTCAATCTCAATGGAGACCATAAAATTGACTGTGATGATGAGCAATGGGCTCACATTGTGAAG GTTGATGCTAATGCAAAGCTTATGCGAAACAAATCGTGGCCATATTTGGATACATGGAAGGAAATTTTTGGCAAGGACAGAGCCAATGGGGCAGCTGCCGAGGACATACTCGATGCAATAAATGACATGTGTTCACAAGAGAACCTCATGGGGATTGGTTCGAGCAACAACTATAGCTCTGCCGAATTCTTCCCGACCAGCCAAGTCCCTGATGCTTCATCACCCCATGGGGAATCTGACAGTGTTTTCAGTACTCCGCGTGCGACTCCCACTAACAAGGTTCAAAGCAAAAAACGAAAGGTAATGTCTGAGCTGAATGGCATGGTGGAGATGCTTGCAAAAATGCACACTGCTACTAATGAGCGTCTTGAGCTCTTAGCATCTCGTATTGGATACGAATTCGATCTCACTAAGGCACGAAAGGAAGTGTTTGATCTTGTTGGTGTTATACCAGGGTTGACAATTAGGCAACAATTCATGGCATGTGGGTTCATACTACACAAAGTGGAGCGTCTGGACTTCTTTATGTCTCTGCCTGCTGCTGCAAAACAGGAGTATGTGATGATGGCTTTGGAGGATAACCCACCGAACTGA
- the LOC121745300 gene encoding uncharacterized protein LOC121745300 isoform X3, whose protein sequence is MWSDREEEVLLVALKELVAHGWKSDNGFRGGYLKRLEDAMRREFPTTDIKGTSNISSKLSAWKKNYSTLQTILSLSGVGFNLNGDHKIDCDDEQWAHIVKVDANAKLMRNKSWPYLDTWKEIFGKDRANGAAAEDILDAINDMCSQENLMGIGSSNNYSSAEFFPTSQVPDASSPHGESDSVFSTPRATPTNKVQSKKRKVMSELNGMVEMLAKMHTATNERLELLASRIGYEFDLTKARKEVFDLVGVIPGLTIRQQFMACGFILHKVERLDFFMSLPAAAKQEYVMMALEDNPPN, encoded by the exons ATGTGGAGCGACCGAGAGGAAGAGGTCCTACTTGTGGCCTTAAAGGAGCTTGTTGCACATGGGTGGAAGTCCGACAACGGATTTCGGGGTGGGTACCTTAAGAGGCTGGAAGACGCAATGCGCAGGGAGTTCCCTACAACAGATATTAAGGGCACCTCCAACATTTCATCTAAGCTCTCTGCAtggaaaaaaaactactccactCTGCAGACTATACTTTCACTGAGTGGTGTCGGCTTCAATCTCAATGGAGACCATAAAATTGACTGTGATGATGAGCAATGGGCTCACATTGTGAAG GTTGATGCTAATGCAAAGCTTATGCGAAACAAATCGTGGCCATATTTGGATACATGGAAGGAAATTTTTGGCAAGGACAGAGCCAATGGGGCAGCTGCCGAGGACATACTCGATGCAATAAATGACATGTGTTCACAAGAGAACCTCATGGGGATTGGTTCGAGCAACAACTATAGCTCTGCCGAATTCTTCCCGACCAGCCAAGTCCCTGATGCTTCATCACCCCATGGGGAATCTGACAGTGTTTTCAGTACTCCGCGTGCGACTCCCACTAACAAGGTTCAAAGCAAAAAACGAAAGGTAATGTCTGAGCTGAATGGCATGGTGGAGATGCTTGCAAAAATGCACACTGCTACTAATGAGCGTCTTGAGCTCTTAGCATCTCGTATTGGATACGAATTCGATCTCACTAAGGCACGAAAGGAAGTGTTTGATCTTGTTGGTGTTATACCAGGGTTGACAATTAGGCAACAATTCATGGCATGTGGGTTCATACTACACAAAGTGGAGCGTCTGGACTTCTTTATGTCTCTGCCTGCTGCTGCAAAACAGGAGTATGTGATGATGGCTTTGGAGGATAACCCACCGAACTGA